A region of the Agrobacterium sp. RAC06 genome:
GGTACCTGACGGGGGACCTCGGCCTGTGCGATGCCGAGGGCATCTACCACCATCTTGGCCGGACGGATAACCAGGTCAAGGTCAAGGGTAACCGGATCGAGCTGGAAGAGGTCGAGGCGCATCTGCGGCTGGCGGCGGACAGCACGGTCGTTGCGGTGGTGGCCTGGCCCCATGTCGATGGCGCTGCCACCGGGCTGGTCGGATTCGTCGCCGGCAGTGATGAAACGGCTGCATCGATCCAGGCGAAGATGTTGCGGTCGCTGCCGCGCTACATGGTTCCGGAAGCCATTCATCTCCAGGATACGCTACCCGTCAACATCAACGGCAAGGTGGATCGGCGCGCATTGCGTGACTTCCTCGAAGGGGGCGCGTCTTGAGCATCGTTTTCGAGCAAGAGCCGCTTCGCCCGCTCAGCCGCCTCATGCAGTGGCGGCGTGCCTGGTTGACGATCGACGCCAATCCAGCGGCGCGCAACTTTGCCGGGACCATCCGCGGGCTGCTTCTGATACACGGGCTTTTCCTCGCGGCTCTTGCCGTGAGCCTGCAGATCAGTCTGTCGGCACTTGCACTGATCGGATTGACCCTTCTTGCTGCCGCGCGCTGGCCAGAGCGCCGGCTCACCATTCTGATCACGTCGAGCCTGGTCTTCCTGTTGCTCCGGCCCTTCCGAACCGCTGACATGAACACGCTTGTCGTCGACTTGGCTGCGGCGGTCGGGAACGGCGTGTCCGTGCCTCCGCTCGCCCTCCAGGTGTTCGGTGTCGTCCTTTTCCTCGGTTTTGCGCAGCTCATGATCGCAGGCCAGCGCATGAGCAGCGGCATCTGGTCCCGCCGTCCTGTGTTGGTGCAGCTTGTCGGCTTCCTCGCGGTGCTTGCTGTTGCCGCCTTCGTGCCACCGGGGGACTACGGGCATGCCATGCTCTGGGCTTTCCTCGCTGTCTGGGCATCCTGCTTCTGGTTTCTCGCCTATGCGGCTGTCGACCTGAAGGCCAAGGCTGCAGCACCGGACGGTGTGCGGGCGCTCTACATGCGTCCGGTCTGGGGCGGTGACGTCGCGCCGTTCGGCAAGGGCCTGTCCTTCCTCAAGCGCTTCGAAGCAAAGGATGACGACGCCCTGGCGGTGACGCGTCTGAAGGCACTGAAACTCGCCGTCTGGACGGCCATTCTCAGCTGGACTGCGCTTGCGGCCACGACACTGTTTCATGAGATGCTGGGTGTGCCGAAACTCGGCTTCATGATCCTCAATCCGCAGGATACTGCGGCCATGCCCCTTGGCCTGCAATGGGCAGGTTTGATCGTCAACTACGGTGTGGATCTGCTGATCATTGCGGCCTGGGGCCATGCGATTGTCGCCGTGGCGCGGATGATGGGTTACAATATTCCGCGCAACACCGTGAACCCGCTGGCATCCCGCTCGATCGCCGAGTTCTGGAACCGCTACTACTATTACTTCAAAGAGGTTCTGGTCGATTTCTTCTTCTATCCGGCCTTCATGCGCTGGTTCAAGACATCGCCACGCCTGCGGATCGCGTTCGCGACCTTCTGTGCGGCCGGGTTCGGCAATTTCCTCTACCATCTGATCTTCGTCTCCCATGTCTTCGCAGATGGGACGCCGTTCGACGAACTCGATCGTTTTGCAACGCTGGCCTTTTATGTCGGTCTGCTCTCGGCGGGCCTGATCATCTCGCAGATCTGGGGCCGCAAGACCTCGTCGGCGGATGGCTTCTGGCGTCACGATGTTCTGCCCCGGATCAATGTGGCGCTGTTCTTCTGCTTTCTGAAAATCTTCGACAGTGTGTGGCTCGAAGGCCAGCTGTCGGATCGCTTCCACTTTCTGTTTGGCCTGTTTGGAGTTTGACCTGCCATGACCGTCGACAAGATTGCATCCATCCGTGCTCGTGTTCAGGGACTGCTCGAAGAGCGCGGCGACAGGCAGCCGCTTCTGGATACGGATTCGCTCTTCTTCAGCGGACGGCTGGATTCGCTCGCGGCCACGCATTTGATGATGCTGCTCGAGGAGACTTTCGGGATCGATCTGGCTGCTGCCGATTTCGACGTGACCCGTCTCGACAGTCTCGCCGAGATCGAAGCCTTTGTCAGCGAGACGCAAGGATAAGGCTTCACGGCGGATCAGATTTCCCGGCAATCCACGTCGTCGTGTTGCGTCAGGACGGCGCTCTGCATAGGTCCGTTCCGTCTTCAAGGAAGTGCTTGTATCGATCTCCGCAGTGGCCTAGTAAATATTTTCCTGAGGTTTACTGGTTTCCTTGGGAAACAGGTGGAGGAGGGACAGGCCGCCGTGGTGACGATCAAGGAAATCGCGAAGGCCGTCGGCGTTTCGTCGGGGACCGTCTCCCGTGTCTTGAACTACGACCAGACGCTGTCGGTCTCCGAGGCCAAGCGGCAGGCGATCATCGAAACGGCCGAAGCGCTGAACTATGCGACGCCACGCGCGCGCAAGAGCGCCCATCTTCCTCCGCTCAATATTCCGATGGCCAGCCATGCGGACGTGTCGGCGCATGTCGCCATCGTTCACTTCCTGGCGCCGCAGGAGGAGCTGGTCGATCCCTATTATGTCGGTGTGCGGCTCGGCATCGAGGCCCGCTGCCGCGAGTACAAGATCGAGATCGCACGGGTGTTCAATCCCGATGTGCCCGTCGATCTTGCGCTGTTGACGGGTATCTCCGCAGCGATCGTGGTCGGGCATCATCCCAAGGCAGAGATCGAGGCGATGGCCAAGGTCTGTCCGCATCTGATCATGGCCGACTACAATCCGCGCATGCCGCAATTCGACTGCGTTCGCGCTGATCTGGGCGAGGCGACGACAACTATCCTCGACAGTCTGGAACAGGCGGGATATCGCCGAATCGGCTTTGTCGGCGGCTACGAGCTGATGGACAATGATGCGCTGATGCATGGGGAGCAGCGCTGCAAGGCCTTCATCGAATGGCACGAGGCGCGCGGGAGCTACCAGCCCGAGCTCATGGCGCTTGGCCAGAGCGAGCGCTTCGGACAGAACCTCCGGCTGGAGACCGGTTACCAGCAGGCGAAATCGCTGCTCGCACTCGATACGCCCCCCGATGCCATCGTTGCGGCGAACGACAATATGGCGATCGGTACCTACAGGGCCATCCAGGAGGCCGGGATGTCCATACCTGATGATGTCGCGGTGGTGGCCTTCAACGACATTCCTGTTGCGCAATTTCTTAACCCGCCGCTGTCGACCATGCGCATTCCCGGCGAGCTGATCGGCGAAGTGGCTGTCGACCTGCTTGTCGAGCGGCTGAACGGGCGCGACTATTCCAAGCATGTTACCCTGCCGACCGAAATGGTCTGGCGCGGCAGTGCGAGAAAGCCTGTGCGCACTTAAGTCTTCGTGGAAAGGTTGTGAGATCCTCGTGACTTACCGCAGCGCACAAAATATTTAGTAAAAATTTTCTTGGCTGTCTTCCGATTTTGAGGAATAGTCACCGCGAGGCAGGGGATGGAGCTGCCGCGTTCAACGATACAGTGGGAGGAAGACATGGACTATTCTCGCGCCTTCAAGCGCTCGATTTCGGCCACCGTTGCTGGCGCCGCACTTCTCTGCAGCACCGCCGCCTTTGCCGGTGAAGTCACCATCTGGTGCTGGGACCCGAACTTCAACGTCGCCATCATGAAGGAAGCGGCGGCGCGCTATACCGCCAAGAACCCTGACACGACCTTCAACATCGTCGACTTCGCCAAGGCCGATGTCGAGCAGAAGCTGCAGACGGGTCTGGCCTCCGGCATGACTGACACGCTGCCGGATATCGTGCTGATTGAAGATTATGGCGCGCAGAAATATCTGCAGTCCTTCCCCGGCTCCTTTGCCGCGCTGACTGACAAGATCGACTATTCCGGCTTTGCCAAATACAAGGTCGACCTGATGACGCTCGAAGGCCAGGTCTATGGCGTTCCCTTCGATTCCGGCGTGACCGGCCTTTACTATCGCACTGATTATCTTGAGCAGGCCGGCTACAAGGCCTCCGATATGGAGAACCTGACCTGGGACCGCTTCATCGAGATCGGCAAGGACGTGAAGGCCAAGACCGGCCATGAGATGATGGCGCTCGACTCGAATGACGGCGGCCTGATCCGCATCATGATGCAGTCTGGCGGCCAGTGGTATTTCAACGAGGACGGCAGCCTCAACATCACCGGCAATGCTGCGCTGAAGGCCGCACTCGAAACCCAGGCCCGCATCGTCAACGAAGGCGTTGCCAAGCCAACCAGCGGCTGGAATGACGGCATCAGCGCTCTGACTTCGGGCGATGTGGCCTCGGTTCTGATGGGCGTCTGGATTACCGGCACCGTCAAGTCGCAGGCCGACCAGGCCGGCAAGTGGGCGCTGACCGCCATTCCGAAACTCAACATCGAGGGTGCGACGGCTGCGTCGAACCTTGGCGGTTCGAGCTGGTATGTGCTGGAAGCCTCCGCCGAGAAGGATGAGGCGATCGACTTCCTCAATGAGATCTATGCCAAGGACCTCGATTTCTACCAGAAGATCCTGACCGAACGTGGCGCCGTGGGCTCGCTGCTTGCTGCCCGCACCGGTGAAGCCTATCAAAAGCCCGACGAGTTCTTCGGCGGCCAGACGGTCTGGCAGAACTTTGCCGATTGGCTCGTGCAGGTACCTGCCGTCAACTACGGCATTTTCACCAACGAGCTCGATACGGCTGTCACGGCCAATTTCCCGGCGCTCTTGAAGGGCACACCGGTGGATGAGGTCTTGAAGGCGATCGAAGATCAGGCTGCCACTCAGATCCAGTAAACCCATCCCACAGGGGCGTCTTCCCAAGGATTACGCCCCTGTCCTCCCGGAGACGTGCGGCGGCAACGCCGCGCGCCTTCCCTTTGCATAACATGGTTCAGTGACCACTGATCGGGTTCGGGGATAACCGCATGGCGACCACATCCAGATCCAGTTTGAAGCGCTATTACGACGTCAACGGATGGCTGTTCGTGGCGCCCGCCATCGCGCTGATCTCGCTCTTCATGCTCTATCCGATTGCCCGCTCGCTCGTTCTCTCCCTGTATTCGGGACGCGGAATGATGCTGAAGTTCTCAGGCACGGGTAACCTCGTGCGTCTCTGGAACGATCCCGTCTTCTGGCAGGCGCTGCAAAACACCGTCATTTTCTTCATCATTCAGGTGCCGATCATGATCACCATGGCACTGATCCTGGCGGCCATGCTGAACAATCCGAAACTGCGCTTTTCCGGCCTCTTCCGGACGATGATCTTCCTGCCCTGTGTTGCCTCGCTGGTGGCCTATTCCATCCTGTTCAAGAGCATGTTTTCGCTCGACGGCGTGGTGAACAACACGCTGCTTACGATCGGCATCATCGGCGAGCCGATCGGCTGGCTGACCGATCCCTTCTGGGCCAAGGTGCTGATCATCATCGCCATTACCTGGCGCTGGACCGGCTACAACATGATTTTCTATCTGGCGGCGCTGCAGAATATCGATCGCTCGCTCTATGAGGCGGCGAAGATCGACGGCGTGCCGTCCTGGGGGCGTTTCGCCTTCCTGACCATTCCGATGTTGAAGCCGGTGATCCTGTTCACCACGATCACCTCGACGATTGGCACGCTACAGCTCTTCGACGAGGTCTATAACTTCACCGAAGGCACGGGCGGGCCGGCGAATTCGACGCTGACCTTGTCACTCTACATCTACAATCTGACCTTCCGCTTCATGCCGAGCTTCGGTTATGCGGCAACCGTCTCCTATGTCATCGTGCTGATGGTGGCGGTTCTCTCCTTCCTGCAATTCTATGCCGCGAGGGAACGTCGATGATGACAACGCTTCGCCGCCGCCTGCCTGATATCGTGCAGTATGCCGTGCTGTCGCTTGCCGCCTTCCTCTCGATCTTTCCGTTCATCTGGATGGTGATCGGCGCGACCAATACGACAAGCCAGATCATCCGCGGGAAGGTTACCTTCGGCACGGCGCTCTTCGACAACATCGCGTCCTTCTTCGCGCAGGTGGATGTGCCGCTGGTGTTCTGGAATTCGGTGAAGATCGCGCTTGTGGGAACGGCGCTCACGCTGCTCGTCTCTTCGCTTGCCGGCTATGGTTTCGAGATGTTCCGCTCGAAGCTCCGCGAGCGCGTCTATACCGTGATCCTGCTGACGCTGATGGTGCCGTTCGCGGCTCTGATGATCCCGCTCTTCATGCTGATGGGGCAGGCGGGGCTTCTGAATACCCATATCGCCATCATGCTGCCGATGATCGCGTCTGCCTTCATCATCTTCTATTTCCGCCAGGCCTCGAAGGCCTTCCCGACCGAGCTTCGCGATGCGGCCAAGGTCGACGGGCTGAAGGAGTGGCAGATCTTCTTCTACATCTATGTGCCGGTGATGCGCTCCACCTATGCGGCGGCCTTCGTCATCGTTTTCATGCTGAACTGGAACAATTATCTCTGGCCGCTGATCGTGCTGCAGTCGAACGATACCAAGACGATCACGCTTGTCGTGTCCTCGCTCGCTTCTGCCTATTCGCCCGAATACGGCACCGTGATGATCGGCACGATCCTCGCCACCCTTCCCACTCTTCTCGTTTTCTTCGCCATGCAACGCCAATTCGTGCAGGGCATGCTCGGCTCCGTGAAATAGGACTTTGAAATGCGCATTATCGAGAACTTCAACCGGGACTGGACCTTCCTGGCCGGCTTCGAACTCGCCTTCGCCTCGGCCCGCCAGTCGGGCGAAAACGTCCAGCTTCCCCATACGGCGGTCGAGCTGCCCTACAATTACTTCGACGAGAAGAGCTATCAGAAGGCTTTTACATACCAGAAGGTGATCGCCTGGGATCCGCGTTTTGAGGGCCGCGAAGTCTCGCTGGTTTTCGACGGGGCCATGGCTGATAGCGTGGTCTATCTGAATGGTATTGAGATCACTGCCCACAAGGATGGCTACACGCCGTTCGAGGCCCGGCTCACGCCGCATCTGAAGGCTGGTAACAATCTGCTGACAGTGAAGATCGACGGCTCGGAAAACCCCGAGATCCCGCCCTTCGGCGGCGTGATCGACTATCTCACCTATGCCGGCATCTATCGCGACGTCTGGCTCAAGATTACCGCGCCGGTTTCGATCAAGAACGTCAAGATCGAGACGCCGGATGTTCTGGCCGAAGCCAAGCAGGTGACGGCGAAGGTCTGGATTTCCAATCCAACCGATCAGGCGCTTTCGGGCAAGGTCACGGCTGTTCTGAAAGATGGTGCAGGTCAGGAGATCGCGCGGACCGAGGCGACCGTATCAGGCGCAGAGGTCTCGCTCGGCTTTTCCGGACTTCAGGGCATCACGCTCTGGGATATCGACAATCCGGCGCTCTACCGTCTGACCGTTATGCTGGAGACCGCTGCCGGTACCGATGAGACGACGAGCCGTTTCGGCTTCCGTTCTGCCGAATACACGATCGAGGGCTTCAAGTTGAATGGCCGTGTGGTCAAGCTGCGGGGCCTCAACCGCCATCAGGCCTGGCCGCATCTCGGCTATGCCATGGGCCGGCGCGGTCAGGAGAAGGATGCCGACATCCTGAAATACGACCTCGCTTGCAACATCGCCCGGACCTCCCACTACCCGCAGTCTAAATACTTCCTCGACCGCTGCGACGAGATCGGTCTGCTCGTCTTCGAAGAGATCCCCGGCTGGCAGCATATCGGCGGCGAGGCCTGGAAGGCGGAGAGCGTTCAGAACGTGCGCCGGATGATCGAGCGCGACTGGAACCATCCCTCTGTTATCATCTGGGGCGTGCGCATCAACGAAAGCCAGGATGCCCATGACTTCTATGTCGAGACGAATGCCATGGCGCGTTCGCTCGATACCACCCGCCAGACAGGCGGCGTGCGCTACATCACCGAGAGCGAGCTGCTCGAAGACGTCTACACAATGAACGACTTCATTCTCGGCATGGAGGAAATGCCGGGGCACAACCGGGAGCGCCTGGTGCTGCGTGACCAGCGCGAGGTCACGGGGCTCGACCGCAAGGTGCCCTACATGATCACCGAATATGGCGGTCACATGTATCCGACCAAGCGCTTCGATCAGGAGCAGCGGCAGGCGGAGCATGTCGGTCGTCACCTGGCGATCCTGAATGCGGCCGCAGGCGACCCCTCGATCTCAGGCTCCACCGGCTGGTGCATGTTCGACTACAACACCCACAAGGATTTCGGCTCGGGCGACCGCATCTGCTATCACGGCGTCACCGACATGTATCGCGAGCCGAAATTCGCCGGTTACGCCTATGCCTCGCAGGGCGATCCAAAGGATGGGATCGTGCTTCAGCCGGTCAGCTTCTGGGCACGCGGCGAGCGCAATATCGGCGGCGTGTTGCCGCTGATCGTGCTCACCAATTGCGACTATGTCGAAATCCGCATGGGGCATATCGTCAAGCGGATCGAACCCGATACCAAGACCTATCCGCATCTGCCGCATCCGCCCTGCATTCTCGACCACAGCATGGTGACGCCGGAAGAGTTTGGCGAATGGGGAATGACCTGGCGGGATGGCGAACTCGTCGGCTTTGTCAACGGCGAGGAAGTGGTTCGCCGCCATCTGCCGGCCGATCCGCTGCCGACGGCGCTCGACATCGCGGCCGATGACACAGAGCTCAGGTCTGGCGAGAAGGACACGGTTCGCGTCATCCTGCGTGCGCTCGATCAGGGCGGCAATGTCTTGGGCTTCTTCGACGATCCGGTCGAGGTCTCGCTTGAGGGCCCGGGCCGTATTATCGGCCCCTCGCTTCTGTCCTTCAAGGGTGGCGCGGTGGGCGTCTATGTCGAAGCCGGAAACGAAGCCGGTCACTTGACGCTATCTGCGACTTGCTGTCCCTTCGGGACCAAGCGCATCACCTTCAACGTCACCTGAGCGAGGCTTAAATGGCAGAGGTCCGGCTCACCGATATCCGCAAGTCCTATGGCTCGCTCGAGGTCATCAAGGGGGTAAACCTCGAGGTGCGTTCGGGGGAGTTTGTCGTCTTCGTCGGCCCTTCCGGCTGCGGCAAGTCCACGCTGCTCAGAATGATCGCGGGGCTTGAGGATATCTCCTCCGGGGAGCTGACGATCGGCGGCAGCGTGATGAACGATGTCGATCCATCGAAGCGTGGCATTGCCATGGTGTTCCAGACCTATGCGCTTTATCCGCACATGACCGTGCGCGAGAACATGGGCTTTGCGCTCCGCTTTGCCGGTATGGCGAAGGACGAGATCGAGCGCCGCGTCAATGCGGCGGCGAAGATCCTGGAACTCGACGCGCTGATGGATCGCAAGCCCAAGGCTCTGTCCGGTGGTCAGCGCCAGCGCGTCGCCATCGGTCGCGCCATCGTGCGTCAGCCTGACGTTTTCCTGTTCGATGAGCCGCTCTCCAACCTCGATGCGGAGCTGCGCGTGCATATGCGCGTCGAGATCGCCCGGCTGCACAAGGAGCTCAACGCCACGATCGTCTATGTCACGCATGACCAGGTCGAGGCGATGACGCTGGCCGACAAGATCGTCGTCATGCGTGGCGGCATTGTCGAGCAGGTCGGAGCGCCGCTTGTGCTCTATGACGATCCCGACAACATGTTCGTCGCCGGTTTCATCGGTTCGCCCCGGATGAACTTTTTGCCGGCGGTGGTGATCGGCCAAGCGGAGGGTGGACAGGTGACGGTGGCGCTCAAGGCGCGACCGGATACGCAGCTGACGGTTGCCTGCGCGACCCCGCCAAAGGTCGGTGATGCCGTGACCATCGGGGTGCGCCCCGAGCATTTCCTGCCTGATGGCAGCGGCGATACGCAGCTGACGGCGCATGTCGATGTGGTCGAGCATCTCGGCAATACCAGCTATGTCTATACGCACACAATGCCTGGCGAGCAGATCATCATCGAGCAGGAAGAGCGCCGTCACGGAGGCCGGCTGGGCGATGAAATCACGGTCGGGCTTTCGGCGAAGACCAGCTTTCTCTTCGATGCCTCGGGGCGGCGTATTCGCTAGACGAAAGGCCCGGATCGACAAGACCAAAAGGCGTGTGGAGGCACGCTTTTCCCTTTCGCACACGTGCTCGCCGCGCTAGGCTCAAGCCCATGAAAAAGGTCTTCAATCCCCCTTCCGTCCGCCGTCCCTTCGGGCATTACAATCACGGTCTGCTCGTGCCGCCGGGCGCGAGCCTTCTGGTCACCTCCGGCCAGCTCGGCATCCACCCCGATGACACGATACCACCTGATGTCACCGGCCAGGCCGAGCTGTGTTTCGAGGCGATCAAAGCGATTCTGGAAGAGGCCGAGATGACGTTCGCGGATGTGATCCGGATCTCCGGCTTTGTGACGAGACGCGAAGCTTTTCCTGACTATATGGCGGTGCGTGATCGCTACACGCTCGACCCCAAACCGGTCTCGACACTGCTGGTGGTGGGTGGCTTCACGCGGCCGGAGTTTCTGGTCGAAGTCGAGGTGACGGCGGCCAAGGTGGTCTGACCGCCAGCCTTTCTCTCAGAAATTTTCCATCTCGCGGCGCACCTTGGCCATGAAGGCGGCACGGGTTTCTTCCGTGCAGTTGTTCATGTCGTAATGGGCAAGATACTTCACCGGGGCACCGATCTTGATCTGGGCGCGGATGACGCGCTTGACGATCTTCTTCGGTGGATTGCCGGCGAGGAAGGCGCGCATTGGGGTGGCGCCATAGGTCATGACGGCGGCGAGTTTTTTGATGTGGCGGAGCGTCGGGGTGAGCTTGCCGTCCACCAGGTCGAAGGAGACGCCGGGCAGCCAGACGCGATCGAAATAGCCCTTCAGCATAGCCGGGAAGCCGAAGTTCCAGACTGGCGTCACGATAACAAGTGCTTCGGCTCTTTTCAGGCGGTCGACATAGGGTTGTACCAGCGAGAGGTTGTCCGGGATGTCGTGATAGACGCGGCGGTCATGGGCAGAAAGGACAGGGTCGAAACCCTCTTCGTAGAGATTGCAGCCGTCGACCTCGTGGCCGGCCTTTTCCAGGCTCTCGCAGGTGAGCTTATAAAGGGCTCGACCGAAGCTTTCATCGAGGGGGTGGGAGTGAAGGACGAGTACGCGCATTTCAAAAGCTCCAAGTCGTTGCCCGCCGCTTTCGCAGTCGGGGTCCAGTTGAAAACTTCCGCGCCGTTTGTCCCAGCATCCCTGTCCTTCGCCGCCTGATGCCGAGGGATGGGGGATGCCATGTCAGGTGTTGCATGGGCCGGACTGATCCGGCCGGGAGTACCTTCGGAATAAGTTCGTTCCGGCGGTTATCCGTTGCGGCTCCGGAACGGGAAGCCGCAACGCATCTGATGTGCCTTATGAGGCTTCGGAAAACACCTCCAGGCCCGGGAACAGGTAGTTCTTGCCGGCGGAGAAATCGAAATCAGGGTTCTCCCAGGCAATCATCTTGCCGGGGTTGAGCAGGCCCTTCGGATCCGTCTCCTTCTTGAAGGCGAGCTGGACCTGGTCGGTCTGCTTCATGCCGCCTTCTTCGAGCGTATAGCGGTGCGGGTTGAAGATAGGGCAGCCGTTTTCCTCGTGGATGCGGATGATCTCCTCCAACCTCTCCTTGGTGGTGTAGCGCACCAGCGGCAGGCCGGCGCACTGGATCTGGCCGTCGAACTTGATGAATTCTAGATGGCCGATGACCTCGTCGGGGAAGAGCTCGGTCATGATCCGAACCTTCTCGACATGGTCGGGGCCGGGATACTGGACCTGGAGATAGGTGATGTTGGTATCGAGCTTCAGCGCCCGCAGCGTCGTATGGTTCCAGGTCAGCTCATAGGCATGCGGGATGCCCTTCATGCTTTCGACCGTGTCGGAGCGGAAGCGCACATCGCCCTTCATCCGCTCGACGAGCGCGAGGAAAGGCTCCATCGAATGCGGCGCGACCATCAGCACGACCACTGACTGGCCTTCCTTCAGCCAGGGCTTATGGCGGGTGAAGTAGTCGAATGGAATGGGAGCTGCGATCGGGGCGACTTCCTTCAGGAGAATGCCGTTCTTGTGGGAGAGCGCATCGGCGAATTTTACCGCGTCCATGAACTCGCCATAGCCGACGATCACATCGATCCAGTCATAAGCCGGTGCCAGCGGCATCTCGACTTCGGTGATGATGCCGTTCGTGCCATAGGCATGTGAGACCTTCTGCAGATCCCAGGCGGAGAGTTCGAGCACGCGGGGCTCGGCTTCCATGGTGACGACGCGCAGGCGCAGGATATTGCCGAGGTCGCGCAAGCCGCCCCAGGTGATCGAGCCGACGCCGCCGGAGCCACCAGCGATGAAGCCGGCGACGCTCGCGGTCTGCTTGGTCGAGGGATGGAAGCGCAGTTCCTGGCCGGAGTGTTCCTTGGTCTGGCGGTCGAGTTCGGCGATGATGATGCCGGGCTCGCAGATGACGCGACCGGGCAGGATCTCCTTCACCTTGTTCATGTTGATGAGGTTCAACACGATGCCGCCCGAGAGCGGCATGGCCTGGCCATAATTGCCAGTGCCGCCGCCGCGCGGCGTGACCGGCACGCCGTGGGCATAGGCCACTTTCAGCGTGCGGATGACCTCTTCTTCCGTCGTCGGCGAGACGACGAGGTCACCGACGACATTGTCGAGTTCTTCCTTCAGGATCGGCGAATACCAGTAGAAATCGCGGCTCTTCTGTTTGACCAGCGCCGGATTGTCCTCGACGGCGATGCCTTCCAGCTCTTCGATGATTTTGGCGTAGTCGGCCATGTCTATGCTCCAAGCAACGGGTCAAGTTCGCGGTAATCCGGCAGGCTGCGGTCGATGCCCATGCCATTCCGCATCACGATGCGGTCGGCCTGCGGACGGGAAAGGTATTCGCTCCAGCGGCGGGCACTGAAGAGGACGAGATCCGCCTTGCCGCCGACTGTGATGCGGCCGTGGTCGGGGCGCTTGAGGATATCGGCGGGGGTGCGGGTGACGACGCGGGCTGCGGTGTCCAGCGGATGGTCGAGATGGATGATGCGCACTGCCTCGCGGAAGACTTCGACGGGGTCGAGATCGCCATAGGCATAGAAGGGGTCGCGGGTGTTGTCGGAGGAGACGGCGGTGGCGACGCCGGCTGCTGACAGTTCGTGGAAGAGGGTGACGCCGCGCTGGCGGGGCGTGCGGCCCGGGTGACGGTCCTGCAGATACATGTTGCACATCGGCAGCGAGACAACCGAGAGGCCGGCCTCCGCCACCAGATCGATGGTGCGTTTCGCCATGTCCTCGTCCTGCCGGGCAAGCGAGCAGCAGTGGCCGACGGTGATAGAACCCTCGAAGCCATTGCGTATCTTCGCCTCCGCGATGGTCTTCAGCGTCAGGGTTTCCTTGTCCTGCGTCTCGTCGACATGCAGATCGATGTCGAGGCCATTCTCGGAGGCGGTGCGGAACAGGATGTCGAGCTTCTGGTCAAGCTCCGGCATCAGATAGGTGACGCCGCCGAGCAGGCCTTTGTTGGCGACTATGACCTCGACCAGATCCTTGAAGAAGGCCTCGTCGGTGATCTGGTCGAAGGGGAAGAGGGCGGCGGCCTGCAGGTCGATCTTGCCGGCCCAGGCTTCGCGAACTTCGGCAAAGACTTCGAAAGAGATGCGGTGCTGGGGCGCCAGACTGTCGAGATGGGTGCGGATCAGGCTGGTCCCATGGGCATAGGCCGTACGCAGCGAGAATTCCATGCGGGCCTTGACGTCTTCAGCCGACCAGCGGGCTTCGCGATCGGTTTTCACGGCTTCGAGCGCGCCTACGAAGTCGCCCGAGGGGTTGGGCCGGCGGTCCCAGATATGGCCCTTGTCGAGATGGGTGTGCATGTCGACGAAAGTCGGCCAGACCATGCCATTGCGGAGATCCGTCGACGGCAGGCCTGATGGAGCCTCGCCGGGCTTCAGGATCGCCTCGACCTTGCCGTCTGCGACGACAATGTCGGCGCTGATCAGGCCTTCACAGGC
Encoded here:
- a CDS encoding glycoside hydrolase family 2 protein, which gives rise to MRIIENFNRDWTFLAGFELAFASARQSGENVQLPHTAVELPYNYFDEKSYQKAFTYQKVIAWDPRFEGREVSLVFDGAMADSVVYLNGIEITAHKDGYTPFEARLTPHLKAGNNLLTVKIDGSENPEIPPFGGVIDYLTYAGIYRDVWLKITAPVSIKNVKIETPDVLAEAKQVTAKVWISNPTDQALSGKVTAVLKDGAGQEIARTEATVSGAEVSLGFSGLQGITLWDIDNPALYRLTVMLETAAGTDETTSRFGFRSAEYTIEGFKLNGRVVKLRGLNRHQAWPHLGYAMGRRGQEKDADILKYDLACNIARTSHYPQSKYFLDRCDEIGLLVFEEIPGWQHIGGEAWKAESVQNVRRMIERDWNHPSVIIWGVRINESQDAHDFYVETNAMARSLDTTRQTGGVRYITESELLEDVYTMNDFILGMEEMPGHNRERLVLRDQREVTGLDRKVPYMITEYGGHMYPTKRFDQEQRQAEHVGRHLAILNAAAGDPSISGSTGWCMFDYNTHKDFGSGDRICYHGVTDMYREPKFAGYAYASQGDPKDGIVLQPVSFWARGERNIGGVLPLIVLTNCDYVEIRMGHIVKRIEPDTKTYPHLPHPPCILDHSMVTPEEFGEWGMTWRDGELVGFVNGEEVVRRHLPADPLPTALDIAADDTELRSGEKDTVRVILRALDQGGNVLGFFDDPVEVSLEGPGRIIGPSLLSFKGGAVGVYVEAGNEAGHLTLSATCCPFGTKRITFNVT
- a CDS encoding ABC transporter ATP-binding protein is translated as MAEVRLTDIRKSYGSLEVIKGVNLEVRSGEFVVFVGPSGCGKSTLLRMIAGLEDISSGELTIGGSVMNDVDPSKRGIAMVFQTYALYPHMTVRENMGFALRFAGMAKDEIERRVNAAAKILELDALMDRKPKALSGGQRQRVAIGRAIVRQPDVFLFDEPLSNLDAELRVHMRVEIARLHKELNATIVYVTHDQVEAMTLADKIVVMRGGIVEQVGAPLVLYDDPDNMFVAGFIGSPRMNFLPAVVIGQAEGGQVTVALKARPDTQLTVACATPPKVGDAVTIGVRPEHFLPDGSGDTQLTAHVDVVEHLGNTSYVYTHTMPGEQIIIEQEERRHGGRLGDEITVGLSAKTSFLFDASGRRIR
- a CDS encoding RidA family protein, whose amino-acid sequence is MKKVFNPPSVRRPFGHYNHGLLVPPGASLLVTSGQLGIHPDDTIPPDVTGQAELCFEAIKAILEEAEMTFADVIRISGFVTRREAFPDYMAVRDRYTLDPKPVSTLLVVGGFTRPEFLVEVEVTAAKVV
- a CDS encoding NAD(P)H-dependent oxidoreductase — encoded protein: MRVLVLHSHPLDESFGRALYKLTCESLEKAGHEVDGCNLYEEGFDPVLSAHDRRVYHDIPDNLSLVQPYVDRLKRAEALVIVTPVWNFGFPAMLKGYFDRVWLPGVSFDLVDGKLTPTLRHIKKLAAVMTYGATPMRAFLAGNPPKKIVKRVIRAQIKIGAPVKYLAHYDMNNCTEETRAAFMAKVRREMENF
- a CDS encoding FAD-binding oxidoreductase, producing MADYAKIIEELEGIAVEDNPALVKQKSRDFYWYSPILKEELDNVVGDLVVSPTTEEEVIRTLKVAYAHGVPVTPRGGGTGNYGQAMPLSGGIVLNLINMNKVKEILPGRVICEPGIIIAELDRQTKEHSGQELRFHPSTKQTASVAGFIAGGSGGVGSITWGGLRDLGNILRLRVVTMEAEPRVLELSAWDLQKVSHAYGTNGIITEVEMPLAPAYDWIDVIVGYGEFMDAVKFADALSHKNGILLKEVAPIAAPIPFDYFTRHKPWLKEGQSVVVLMVAPHSMEPFLALVERMKGDVRFRSDTVESMKGIPHAYELTWNHTTLRALKLDTNITYLQVQYPGPDHVEKVRIMTELFPDEVIGHLEFIKFDGQIQCAGLPLVRYTTKERLEEIIRIHEENGCPIFNPHRYTLEEGGMKQTDQVQLAFKKETDPKGLLNPGKMIAWENPDFDFSAGKNYLFPGLEVFSEAS